One Peromyscus leucopus breed LL Stock chromosome 4, UCI_PerLeu_2.1, whole genome shotgun sequence genomic region harbors:
- the Spata2 gene encoding spermatogenesis-associated protein 2 — protein MDTKYKDDLFRKYVQFHEGKVDTTPGKQQPGSDEYLRVAAATLLSLHKVEPMHRFRLIQFYEVVESSLRSLSSSSLSALHCAFSMLETVAINLFLFPWKKEFRSIKTYTGPFVYYVKSTLLEKDIRAILRFMGYEPELGTAYKLKELVESLQVKMVSFELFLAKVECEQMLGIHSQVKDKGYSELDVVTERKSSPEDVHGCSEALRRRAESREHLTTSITRVALQKSASERAAKDYYKPRVTKPSRSVDAYDSYWESRKVPSKASLSLRKEPLAMDVGDDLKDEIIRPSPSLLTMSSSPHGSPDDLPSISPINGLGLLRSTYFSTQDDVDLYTDSEPRASYRRQDALRPDVWLVKNDAHSIYHKRSPPTKESALSKCQNCGLSCSSSLCQRCDSLLGCPSGSKPSAFLSKASAHDSLVHGTPMREKYMGQTQGLDRLPPVHSKPKPSATGTSRCGFCNRVGATNTCTQCSKVSCDACLGAYHYDPCCRKSELHKFMPNNQLNYKSTQFSHLVYR, from the exons ATGGATACGAAGTACAAGGATGACTTATTTCGGAAGTACGTGCAGTTCCATGAGGGCAAAGTGGACACCACCCCCGGCAAGCAGCAGCCTGGCAGCGATGAGTACCTGCGGGTGGCAGCTGCCACCCTGCTCAGCCTGCACAAAGTGGAACCCATGCATCGATTTCGGCTGATCCAGTTTTATGAAGTGGTGGAGAGCTCCCTCCGCTCACTGAGCAGCTCCAGCCTGAGCGCTCTGCACTGCGCCTTCAGCATGCTGGAGACGGTGGCCATCAACCTCTTCCTGTTCCCCTGGAAGAAGGAATTCCGCAGCATCAAG ACCTACACAGGCCCTTTTGTTTACTATGTCAAGTCCACATTGCTGGAGAAGGACATCCGAGCCATTCTGAGGTTCATGGGCTACGAGCCTGAGTTGGGAACTGCGTACAAACTCAAGGAACTTGTGGAGTCCCTCCAGGTGAAGATGGTCTCCTTTGAGCTCTTCCTGGCAAAGGTCGAGTGTGAGCAGATGCTGGGGATCCACTCGCAGGTGAAGGACAAGGGCTACTCGGAGCTGGACGTGGTGACTGAGCGGAAGAGCAGCCCAGAGGACGTGCATGGGTGCTCAGAGGCTCTGCGGCGACGGGCTGAGAGTCGGGAGCACCTGACCACTTCCATAACTCGTGTGGCACTCCAGAAGTCAGCCAGTGAGCGGGCAGCCAAGGACTACTACAAGCCCCGAGTGACCAAACCGTCCAGGTCGGTGGATGCCTACGACAGCTACTGGGAGAGCAGGAAGGTCCCCTCAAAGGCCTCCCTGAGTCTGCGAAAGGAGCCTTTGGCCATGGATGTAGGGGATGACCTGAAGGACGAGATCATCCGCCCATCCCCCTCCTTGCTGACCATGTCCAGCTCCCCCCATGGTAGCCCCGATGACCTTCCATCCATCTCCCCCATCAATGGCCTTGGCCTTCTGCGCAGTACATACTTTTCCACTCAGGATGACGTGGACTTGTATACAGActcggaacccagggcctcctaccGGAGGCAGGATGCTCTGCGGCCAGATGTATGGCTGGTCAAAAACGATGCCCACTCCATCTACCACAAGCGTTCACCCCCCACCAAAGAGTCTGCCCTCTCCAAGTGCCAAAACTGCGGCCTGTCCTGCAGCTCTTCCCTCTGCCAGCGCTGTGATAGTCTACTCGGCTGTCCTTCAGGCTCCAAGCCCAGCGCCTTCCTTAGCAAGGCCTCCGCTCATGACAGCCTGGTCCACGGGACACCTATGCGGGAGAAGTATATGGGCCAGACTCAGGGCCTAGACCGGCTGCCACCTGTCCACTCAAAGCCCAAGCCGTCTGCCACAGGCACCTCCCGCTGTGGCTTTTGTAACCGTGTGGGTGCCACCAACACGTGCACCCAGTGTTCAAAAGTCTCCTGCGACGCCTGCCTTGGCGCTTACCACTACGACCCCTGCTGCAGAAAGAGCGAGCTGCACAAGTTCATGCCCAACAACCAGCTGAACTACAAATCCACTCAGTTCTCCCATCTCGTGTACAGATAG